TCCTTTTGTATCAACGAAGAATTACTGTTCACTCCGTGTTGAATTCTGTTGAAATATGAAAAAGGTTGACGGCTTATATACAACTGGTAACATGTAATTCTCGCTATGTTCTGTAAGAGAGTCCAGAGTCAGTGGCGTTGCATTGTACTTACGGGGGATCGAAATGAGTGAGAATCACAGGCTACCTGGTAAAGAAATGTTACTGAAGCTTCCCGGTCGTTCTGTTGTTCAGTACGCGATACGTTGCGCCTTACGGGCGCAGCCTTTACTTGTTTTATCTAATGGTTCTTTCACCTATTCCGCTTCTTACCAGCAAGCAGTCGTAGAACTCGATCGTCAGTTCCGGTCTTTGCTTGTTTCGGCATCGGCTGATGCTGTCTCTACTGTTCTTGTTGTTGCTGAAAATGCACTTACTACACCAGATCTGCCAGACGCTTTAAAAGATGCGATTCTTTCTGCAGTGGCAGCAACCCGAGCTGCTCGAACTGCTGATGCCAATTATGCTGTTGAGGAAGCTCTGAACGCTGCTGAGTTGAGTGTTGAGGCGGTCAAGTATGCCAGGCATAAAGCAAGAGGGCTTCATACGGCCAGCCATTTTAGTCGTCTCGTAGCGAACGAGACAATTGCCGCGATATACAAAGATTTCGAGAGTTTAACAAAACTCGGAATGGACGTGACGGATGCTTCTGAGTCAGGTCCACTGGGAGACTTCTGGCACGGTGCGCCGCCAGAATGGTATCTGAAAACCAAAGAATATTATGATAAAACCATCAAGGTCTGGGGACAGGCGACAGCAAATGAAGAGGCGGTGAGTGAAACTGAGCCGTTTTCCGTTTACCTCGATCCGGGGAGTGCTCCACCGGAATTGATTACCGATTTATATATTGCACTGGACTCCTTGTATCGCGCACATGGTGGGTCTGGGTTAGAGATTGTTAAAGAAGAACGTCGTTCTTTGGCCGGGGAGGTGATCTGATGAGTATGACTCCCTTTGAAGATGATCCGGTCATTCAACAGGAAGAGGAGCAGTTGGTTATTCAAAGAACCGATCTTGCACCGATTGAAAAAAATGACCCTCCTTCCCGATATCAGAGGTTCCTCAATCAAGTTCGATTGTTTTTGGGAATGAAACCACTTGATCTTGCGAGACGATTTACAGAAGCCAGAGTCAGGAAAGAAGAAATCGAAAACGAGGTCAAGTTGATCCAGGCCAAAGCGGATTATGAGTTGAAGATGGCCGAGGCAGTCAAGTTAAGAGCCGAAGCGAATCAGATAAAGTCAGAAATCAAACTCCCCGAATCTGATTCGGATGATCCACAACTGGCGACGATGTTGCAAAATCATACTCCCGAAGAAGCAATGAAAAAGCTACAGGATATTATCGACCAGATTCAGATCCAACATGGTGGTCAAGTTGACTTAAAACTCCCTAAGTCCATCTCAGAGCCTGATGGCACAGATTCAGATTAGTCGTTCTATGTTTTGATAGAAGTTGTGTTCATTCAGGCGTGAACTCCAATTAATGTCATCGTGTCTTTTTCTGTAAACCTGTCTCAAAAATATTATTTGTTTCTTCGACAAAAATAATTTGCCAGTTGAATTTAGATCATTTAAAATAGGCAGAGATTCTGCGGGCCTGTTGAATCGTGTAATCAATTCAATAGATAATTAACCTAGGGGGGATCGCAAATGAAGGAGTATCATGATCACGAACAACGGTTGATTTATAAGAAATGCCCGGGATGTCGGGCTGATCTGGAATTGGATGCTGAGGAATGTCTGTTTTGTGATCACAGTTTCCAGCAGAACGAGGTCTCTTCGCGCGAGTCGGCTCCGCTGGAAGAAGTGGACAGCAAATCGGGTTCGCTGGTGACGATGGTGGCGTTGAATGTGATCATTGGACTGGTGGGAGCTGGGTTGACCTCCTGGGGTAAGAAACCAGAAACGCCAACATATCGACATCCACCCCGGCTGAGTATCAGTGTCAAAGATAGAGAACTGTTCACGCGATTCTTTCAAGAGCATGGCAAATCGATGCCGGAAGAGCTCAAAAGCCAGCTTGAACCGGAATGGAAAACCCGTCGCGTGAAAGTCGTTTCAGTGACTTTTTCAAATAACCCACGGGTCAAAACTCCCTACTCGAAAGAGCGCTTCATCAAACAGGAGTCTGATCTGTTGGAGAAATTCCGAGTTTCTCAACAAAAACGGTGATTCGCTTTCAGTCAGCACAACCCATCTTGACAGAATCCTGTTCGTTCGCGACAGTTTGGGCGTTGATTATTTGATTTTGACGTTCAAAAACGGGTCAGGAAATGGATTTGCTGCCTCTCGATCATCCTCGTTTGAAAGAGAATAACTTCGATCTTTTGCGATTGTTGTTGGCGATGGCGGTTTGTCTGGTGCATGCGGCTGAACTCTCGGGCTTTGCAGCTTTGCAGTCATTGAGTGGAGTCTTGTCTGCACAAGTCGCGGTCCAGGCATTTTTTGTGGTGAGCGGTTTTCTGATCGTGATGAGTTATGAGCGGTCTTCTTCTCTCACCTCTTATACCAGTAAACGTCTACGTCGGATTTATCCTGCTTATTTCACGGTCGTCATCTTGTGCGCGCTGGGACTGGTGCTGGTGAGTCAGCGGCCGCTTCAGGAATATTTTTCACTGGCGTGGCTTAAGTATCTGGCTGCGAATCTCTCGTTTCTGAATTTTCTGCAACCCAGTTTGCCTGGTGTGTTTGAAAGCAACCGGTTGGCAGCCGTCAATGGAGCGTTATGGACGCTCAAGATTGAGGTGATGTTTTATGCTGTGGTGCCAATACTCGTCTATTGTTTAAGACGGTTTCGCCGACTTCCTGTGCTACTTCTCATTTATTGTCTGTCGGTCGCGTATGCCGAGTTGATGACGATCGTAGCGGCACACACGGGGGGCGGTTTTTATGAACGGCTGGCGCGACAATTGCCGGGACAATTGTCGTATTTTATAGCAGGGGCGATTCTGTTTTATTATCTGCCGTTCTTTGAACGCCGGGTGGGATACTTTGTTGCGATCGCGGCTGGGGTGCTGTCTGTCAATTTTCTGTTTCCCCTGCCCCTCTTGCAGCCGTTTGCGCTGGCGACGCTGGTTCTGTTTTTCGGACTGTTTCTGTACGCGGGGAACTTCGGGAAGTATGGCGATTTTTCGTACGGCGTTTATATTCTCCACTTTCCACTGATTCAGCTTTTATTGAATACGGGCTGGTTTATAGAGCGTCCCTGGTTCTTTCTGTTGTCTGCAGTCAGTCTCACGCTGGTCGGCGCAATCCTGATGTGGAATCTGGTGGAAAAACGATTTCTGCTCAGAAGCAGTCATTATGTGGGAGCCACGACACAGGCGGAAACAGGCACTCCCGTTAAGCAGCCTGCCAGTCTGTAATCAAGTATGAGAGACATCGAACTACATTCGGTGTTGTCGCCAGACTGCAGTATGTCTGGTTAATCATTCTCTGTCTTGAGCGCGTCGAATTTCAACTGGATTTTTTTCGCGGTGGGAAGCGCACTGTCGTAATGATAGAGCGCCTTTTCCCAGTCGCCGTATACGGGGTTTGGCAAAATAATCCAACGTTCGCCCCAGTATTGCTGATAGCGTTTTCCCTGCGTGACTCGTTCCAGGGGTGTCAGTTTTCCCTGGTAGACGAAGTCGTTATAGTCATCGCCGAGCAGAAGCAGGATGCGGTGACTGCGGGCAACCTCGGCACGGCGGGATGTTTTATTCCAGGTCCAGTCTGGTTTTTCCTGCTGGAAGAGGACCTGCGATTTGGTGATGGGCATGTCGAGTACGCGGGACAGGTTTTCGACGGTCGGCGTTTCCAGTTTGAAATGCCGGTTGGTGATGAAGTAGACGGCGATGCCTTGCGAAACTAACTTCTGCAGGAAAGGTTTCACACCGGGAACCGCGGTTGATTTTTTGGAGCGGACCCACTGTTCCCACAAAGTTTCGTTCCAGCTGGTATCCTGTTTCACCAATTGGCCCATGAAGGGGGCATTGTTCAAAACAGTTTCATCCAGATCCAGAATGACTGCGGGAGGGAGTTGGGCATAGCCTGTCTGTTGTTCGGTCGCTGCGGTCCAGCAAGGATCATTTAGTGCCTGCGTGGCCTGTGCTGTCGCCAGTCGATATGCCTGAACGCAGGCGAAATCGTGCTCGACGGAAGTTTGCATCCAGAGTGTGCCATCGAGCCCCTGATCGGTTTGGGGAGCGACAATGGTGGGGGACGCTGGTTCTTGTGCGTGTGCGCTGAGCGTCGTCCAACTGAGCAGGAACAAGAGGAAAAGGTATTTTGGCATGGGGGCACCTGTGAAACGGGAGTTTGGATTCACTCTCCGAAGCGAGGTTTAGTGGCGTCGCTTTAACAGAGAAGAAATCGAGCGACTCTCGCGCAATTTGGCAATCCGTTTCCCGTTTTCGTAAATGATATAAGTTGGTAAGCCGATGACATTTTCTTTTCTGGCCAGATCAAGGTTCCGATCATAGTCCAGAATTTCCACAACGAGCCCTTTGGCTTTTAGAAGAGGTAAAACTTTACGCTGGTCTTCTTCACATCGTTGGCAGTTGGGGCCGGTAAACATTTTGATTTCATAGCGGCTGGCTACCTGCTGTTCGGGCTGGGAATGTTCCCGCCAGGCGGCTGTGTAAGCGTCTTCCTGAGATTTGAAACCATAGTGTTTTTCGAAGGCCCGGTCCCAGTCTGTCCGGTACGCGGTATCGAGGAATTTGACAAACTCCTGTTTCCCTTTGCGGTTAATTAGAAATTCAGCCAGGTAAAATCCCTGTGCATACAGGACTGCGATCCCGCCCATATTATCGGGATAATGATGCATCACAAGCAATTTTCGGATGGGGATCTGCTGTTCTGTGCCGACGACCTGCTCTGCTAATTGTCTGTGAAACTGCTTTTCAGATTCGTCCTCTTCATAAGTGGCGGCGCCTTCATCGGCCCAGCGTGGCAGTGGCCGTCTGAAGTGTGAAGCGAAAACGGTGTGCAGAACTTCGTGCGGAATTACGCTTTCCATCAGGCTCTGGGGAGTGCCCTGAATTTGCATATCCCAGCCAAAGACTTCGCCCTGGTCAAAAGAAAATGTGGTTGCCCCTGCTCCTGCTTCGTTGATCAGGCTGACGCGGATCGGGCATGGCGAATACCAGTTGGGGATCGATTTCCCCAGCCATTCCCTGGCGTGTTTCTCTCGATAGTGTTCGGCTGCTTCCCCGACTTGAACGGAGAAAGACGCATCATGACAGAACACCACAAAGTTTGGGGTACGATATTCAAAAGTGCTGGCATCTCCCTCAAATAACAGTAAAGGGAGTAACAGCAACAGATATCTCATATTTCCAGTCCGTTGGAGATTGAAGATTCAACAAGGTGCGGAGCCGTTTTCGCATGCAACAACGCCGATTTGAGGAGAACCATACGTGGAAACCGCTTTGATGTACAGACCACTCTGAGGACCGCTGGTTTTTGAGGATCTTTTCTGAATTCCGTTTCACAGGTTGCATATGAACAGGCGGATCGTGTTTAATGCCGATAAATAAATCGGGCCGCTTTGCAGAAACAGGTTTCATAAGTACAACGGGAAGAAGTCACGATGGCAAATCGACTCATTTATTCACTCTCAGAACTGGATTCTTCGTTCGTTGCAGAAGCGGGCGGAAAAGGGGCTTCACTGGGAGAGCTGATGCGAGCCCAGGCACCGGTCCCGCCGGGCTTTGTTGTAACGAGTTCCGCTTTCCAGAAGTATTTGGCATCGGGAAATCTGAAACAGGCAGTCATCGAATCGATCCAGGCATTGAATGCGGGGCAGATTGATTTATCTCAGGCACATCAGCAGATACGCTCCTGTTTTGAAGGTGTCGCGATACCAGACGAAATCAGCGACTCCGTTGACGCGGCTACAGAAGAATTAAACGTCACTCGGGTTTCAGTGCGATCGAGTGCTACCTGCGAAGATAGTGCTACGAGTGCCTGGGCAGGACAACTGGAAACATTTCTGGACGTGAGGCCGGATGCGATTTTGGAAAAAATCCGGGATTGCTGGCTTTCCCTGTTCAGCGAGTCGGCACTCTCTTACGGGGCGACGCACGGCTTTGCAGCAGGGGAGATTTCTGTCGCGGTTGTGGTGCAGCAAATGGTGGCCAGTGACATTTCCGGCATCGGCTTTTCCGTGCATCCCGTAACTCAGGAACCTGAGATTCAGCTGATTGAGGCCTGTCTCGGGTTGGGTGAAGCGATTGTCTCCGGGC
This genomic interval from Gimesia alba contains the following:
- a CDS encoding zinc ribbon domain-containing protein; translation: MKEYHDHEQRLIYKKCPGCRADLELDAEECLFCDHSFQQNEVSSRESAPLEEVDSKSGSLVTMVALNVIIGLVGAGLTSWGKKPETPTYRHPPRLSISVKDRELFTRFFQEHGKSMPEELKSQLEPEWKTRRVKVVSVTFSNNPRVKTPYSKERFIKQESDLLEKFRVSQQKR
- a CDS encoding acyltransferase family protein, with amino-acid sequence MDLLPLDHPRLKENNFDLLRLLLAMAVCLVHAAELSGFAALQSLSGVLSAQVAVQAFFVVSGFLIVMSYERSSSLTSYTSKRLRRIYPAYFTVVILCALGLVLVSQRPLQEYFSLAWLKYLAANLSFLNFLQPSLPGVFESNRLAAVNGALWTLKIEVMFYAVVPILVYCLRRFRRLPVLLLIYCLSVAYAELMTIVAAHTGGGFYERLARQLPGQLSYFIAGAILFYYLPFFERRVGYFVAIAAGVLSVNFLFPLPLLQPFALATLVLFFGLFLYAGNFGKYGDFSYGVYILHFPLIQLLLNTGWFIERPWFFLLSAVSLTLVGAILMWNLVEKRFLLRSSHYVGATTQAETGTPVKQPASL
- a CDS encoding 5'-nucleotidase, lipoprotein e(P4) family, whose protein sequence is MPKYLFLLFLLSWTTLSAHAQEPASPTIVAPQTDQGLDGTLWMQTSVEHDFACVQAYRLATAQATQALNDPCWTAATEQQTGYAQLPPAVILDLDETVLNNAPFMGQLVKQDTSWNETLWEQWVRSKKSTAVPGVKPFLQKLVSQGIAVYFITNRHFKLETPTVENLSRVLDMPITKSQVLFQQEKPDWTWNKTSRRAEVARSHRILLLLGDDYNDFVYQGKLTPLERVTQGKRYQQYWGERWIILPNPVYGDWEKALYHYDSALPTAKKIQLKFDALKTEND